In one Mucilaginibacter ginsenosidivorax genomic region, the following are encoded:
- a CDS encoding PhzF family phenazine biosynthesis protein, which translates to MTIPIYQADAFTDRLFGGNPAAICPLTEWLPDVTMQMIAVENNLAETAFFVKTDTGYKLRWFTPEYEIDLCGHATLAAAHILFTELGFEGDEIHFETVKAGTLHIKRVGDKYTMDFPSRPPIPIEPPNGLAEALGEKQPQAFFRSRDYFLVYESEKDIKDITPDFFALSKMDTVGVIVTAPGDHSDFVSRFFAPGAGIPEDPVTGSAHCNLIPYWAKKLGKNTLHAYQISSRRGELWCELKGDRVLMSGKAVTYLRGQISISY; encoded by the coding sequence ATGACTATCCCCATATACCAGGCCGACGCTTTTACTGATAGATTATTCGGAGGCAACCCCGCGGCTATTTGCCCGCTTACAGAATGGCTGCCCGATGTTACCATGCAAATGATAGCCGTTGAAAACAATTTGGCCGAAACCGCTTTTTTTGTAAAAACCGATACCGGCTACAAACTGCGCTGGTTTACCCCCGAATATGAGATTGACCTTTGCGGCCACGCCACCCTGGCAGCCGCTCATATATTGTTTACCGAACTGGGCTTTGAGGGCGATGAAATACATTTTGAAACCGTAAAAGCAGGTACTTTGCATATTAAACGCGTTGGCGATAAATACACCATGGATTTCCCATCAAGGCCGCCCATACCTATCGAGCCGCCAAACGGGCTGGCCGAGGCATTAGGCGAAAAACAGCCGCAGGCCTTTTTCCGCTCAAGGGACTACTTCCTGGTTTATGAGAGCGAAAAGGATATTAAAGACATTACACCTGATTTTTTTGCCTTGTCAAAAATGGATACCGTTGGCGTGATAGTTACTGCGCCTGGGGATCACAGCGATTTTGTATCGCGTTTCTTCGCCCCCGGTGCGGGTATCCCCGAAGACCCGGTTACCGGATCGGCCCATTGCAACCTGATCCCCTACTGGGCAAAAAAATTAGGTAAAAATACATTGCATGCCTACCAGATCTCGTCCCGCCGCGGCGAACTCTGGTGCGAACTTAAAGGCGACCGCGTACTTATGAGTGGCAAAGCGGTTACTTATTTAAGAGGCCAGATTTCCATTAGTTATTAA
- a CDS encoding T9SS type A sorting domain-containing protein yields the protein MKTRILFGVILSFILLFSKPVTAASYFWTGNAGTTNWTTANNWFNITTNSVSNYPGSSGTSDVAQIWTSNVTINLTSTITISSLQTPFYGTYNLTVTFTGNPTLNVTGISTAQPVFTSSGLTFSGPGTVNVGSSVGFQYLSGFVIGANAIVNFPSGTAVTFNNPPAFSNAGTLNLNNATFTISNTINNSGTININGASALISTSAATNNSGTITCTSGQFSSSSDLTNSGTVNILSSGYFDLSGGPSIFTNTNTVNLSSSSTLRLSNNGGRLINSGSGVFTANASTVNLYGSGAYINNSATLKATGTTFSFNNGNYIQNTGTLTTQSACVFNMTTSNSYISNTSTYTDHGSTYNLQGSGSYFQNSGSTSVVKARGTTFNLGTGGNNSMNITNSGTFTADSTSYINLASYQDGLTNTGVFNAGTSGSPCLITLSAQACFVTNTGSSSQAAYFNLGSTSIISISGGYQPTVTNTNNAYSFFTLMSDALGSAAFDQILSNTNNTPAIAGTYNVQRFVSGGNLATNRGYRIFSSPTNITNPYSTSTTYTNYISLNTLKNSYTVYSSTTANSSYPGAFTAGPSGNSSGFSYANTNSTIYFYNETRAVSNTSFNSGKHVGVTAIGASTVTLNGVGAVSMPVGNGYILYYVGPNSRTDGTTGSPLDCYITNVGYINQGDVTVALWYTPKNGSSNASTGQLSYSLSTLTGGAGYNMVGNPYPSTINIATVLGHNSNISTAYLLNKTNSPGQAYYAYTANGTSAPGIGYALSGEGFLVRTTSGGNSLTFKETDKVASQQLTGSNLLMSSPKAQTLTLDGAGKSFKSTAAAFSPQTASVKELDAQGNPLTGLYVKIEKDSLTYDYCGVYFRSDWQSIYNENLDAAELDASSSSVLVSSLSSDGVNASVKHFPDYKKGVSIKLYANGRADGLYNLKIEGIRNIDTSNYKITLLDHFKKDSLDIGRYKSYAFNILKSDTNTFGANRFELSVHQLPAGARYQLASFTAQKATDGVLLTWRAYNEGDNYFYTLEKQQANGTDYASLYQIQSNGGTIYKYTDKTPNTGNNIYRLKQVDLFGNITYSALVSIYYDKSGNASMFTLYPNPTTETINVNVTYGKTSSAATGSYKLNIYDVTGSLISQKTADNSSFSQNVSEFKPGVYIVELKDNQGSSLGKAKFLKQ from the coding sequence TTGAAAACACGAATACTTTTTGGAGTTATCTTATCGTTCATTTTATTATTTAGTAAACCTGTAACAGCAGCTTCGTACTTTTGGACCGGCAACGCGGGAACAACTAACTGGACAACTGCTAACAATTGGTTTAATATCACTACAAATAGTGTCAGCAACTATCCGGGAAGCAGCGGCACAAGTGATGTTGCACAAATCTGGACCAGCAATGTAACAATCAATCTCACCAGCACAATAACCATAAGCTCTTTACAAACTCCTTTTTACGGAACTTATAATTTAACCGTTACTTTTACCGGAAATCCTACACTTAACGTGACTGGTATAAGCACAGCCCAGCCGGTTTTTACTTCAAGCGGGCTTACCTTTAGTGGCCCCGGAACGGTTAATGTGGGCAGCTCGGTTGGCTTTCAATATCTATCCGGGTTTGTTATAGGCGCAAACGCAATTGTTAATTTTCCATCGGGTACTGCTGTAACTTTTAATAATCCACCCGCGTTCTCCAATGCAGGTACACTCAACTTAAACAATGCAACATTTACCATTTCAAATACCATAAATAATAGCGGCACTATTAATATAAATGGGGCAAGTGCCTTAATCAGTACAAGTGCAGCCACAAATAACTCGGGTACAATTACCTGTACATCAGGCCAGTTTTCCTCATCAAGCGATCTAACCAATAGCGGTACTGTTAACATTTTAAGCAGCGGGTATTTTGATCTTTCGGGCGGGCCTTCAATTTTCACTAATACAAATACGGTTAATTTATCATCCTCATCTACCTTAAGGTTAAGCAATAATGGCGGGCGCCTTATTAATTCAGGGTCGGGCGTGTTTACAGCAAATGCAAGTACTGTTAACTTATATGGATCCGGCGCTTATATAAACAACTCGGCAACTTTAAAAGCAACAGGCACAACGTTTTCATTTAATAATGGCAACTACATTCAAAACACGGGTACATTAACTACCCAGTCGGCCTGTGTATTTAACATGACTACGTCCAACTCTTATATCTCTAATACAAGCACTTATACTGACCATGGATCAACTTATAACCTGCAGGGTTCTGGTTCATATTTTCAAAACTCAGGTTCCACCTCGGTTGTAAAAGCCAGGGGCACTACCTTTAACCTTGGCACCGGCGGCAACAACTCCATGAATATAACCAACAGTGGTACGTTTACAGCCGATTCTACATCGTATATCAACCTGGCATCCTATCAGGATGGATTAACCAATACCGGAGTTTTTAATGCCGGCACTTCGGGCTCGCCTTGTTTAATTACATTAAGCGCACAGGCTTGTTTTGTTACCAATACCGGCAGTTCGTCACAAGCTGCTTACTTTAACCTTGGGTCAACCTCCATTATAAGTATTTCTGGAGGTTACCAACCTACGGTAACCAATACCAACAATGCTTACTCATTTTTCACTTTAATGTCCGATGCTTTGGGTTCGGCTGCTTTTGATCAAATACTCTCCAATACCAACAATACGCCGGCAATTGCGGGCACCTATAATGTTCAACGTTTTGTAAGCGGCGGCAACCTGGCAACCAACCGCGGATACAGAATCTTTTCATCGCCCACTAACATTACAAATCCTTACTCTACCAGCACTACTTATACCAATTATATCAGCTTAAATACATTAAAAAACAGCTACACGGTTTACAGCAGTACAACTGCCAATTCCAGCTATCCCGGCGCATTTACTGCCGGGCCAAGTGGCAACTCAAGCGGGTTTAGTTATGCCAATACCAATTCAACTATTTATTTTTATAACGAAACGAGAGCCGTAAGTAACACCTCTTTTAATTCAGGCAAACACGTAGGAGTTACAGCCATTGGTGCCAGCACAGTTACCCTAAATGGAGTTGGTGCTGTAAGCATGCCGGTTGGTAACGGTTATATACTTTATTATGTTGGCCCCAATAGCCGTACCGATGGCACTACAGGCAGCCCGTTGGATTGTTATATTACCAATGTAGGTTACATTAACCAGGGCGATGTTACGGTTGCGTTATGGTATACCCCAAAAAACGGCTCGTCAAATGCAAGTACAGGCCAGCTATCTTACTCGTTAAGTACCTTAACCGGCGGTGCGGGTTATAATATGGTGGGCAACCCTTATCCCAGCACCATTAATATAGCTACCGTGCTGGGCCATAACTCCAATATAAGTACCGCTTATTTACTAAATAAAACCAATAGCCCCGGCCAGGCCTATTATGCTTACACTGCAAACGGAACATCGGCGCCTGGTATTGGTTACGCCTTAAGTGGCGAAGGTTTCCTGGTACGTACAACAAGCGGCGGCAACTCATTAACATTTAAAGAAACAGATAAAGTTGCTAGCCAACAACTTACCGGCAGCAACCTGCTTATGTCGTCGCCTAAAGCGCAAACGTTAACGCTTGATGGCGCGGGCAAATCTTTTAAAAGTACTGCAGCGGCATTTAGTCCTCAAACTGCATCTGTTAAAGAGTTAGACGCGCAAGGTAACCCGCTTACCGGTTTATATGTAAAAATTGAAAAAGACAGCCTTACATATGATTATTGCGGCGTTTATTTTAGAAGCGATTGGCAAAGCATCTATAACGAAAACTTAGACGCGGCGGAGTTGGATGCAAGCAGCTCAAGCGTGTTAGTGTCAAGCCTTTCATCTGATGGAGTGAATGCATCCGTAAAGCACTTTCCTGATTATAAAAAAGGCGTTAGCATTAAGCTTTATGCTAATGGGAGAGCCGATGGCTTATACAACTTAAAAATTGAAGGCATACGTAATATTGACACCAGCAATTACAAAATAACCCTGCTTGATCACTTTAAAAAAGATTCGTTAGACATTGGGCGTTACAAATCCTATGCTTTCAACATCTTAAAAAGCGACACCAATACTTTCGGCGCCAACCGGTTTGAGCTTTCTGTCCATCAATTACCGGCCGGCGCCAGGTATCAGCTGGCAAGTTTCACGGCACAAAAGGCAACAGACGGTGTGCTGCTTACCTGGCGGGCTTATAACGAGGGAGACAATTACTTTTATACCCTTGAAAAACAACAGGCGAATGGCACCGACTATGCCTCTTTGTATCAAATACAAAGCAATGGCGGCACCATTTATAAATACACGGATAAAACACCAAATACTGGCAACAATATTTACCGCCTAAAACAGGTAGACCTGTTTGGTAACATCACCTACTCGGCCCTTGTTAGCATTTATTACGATAAAAGCGGCAACGCCAGTATGTTCACCTTGTACCCTAATCCTACTACAGAGACTATTAATGTAAATGTAACTTATGGTAAAACATCATCGGCGGCAACAGGGAGCTATAAATTAAACATTTATGATGTAACAGGCTCGTTGATAAGCCAAAAAACAGCCGACAACAGTTCATTCAGTCAAAACGTTTCAGAATTTAAACCTGGCGTATACATTGTAGAGTTAAAAGACAACCAAGGTAGTTCGTTAGGGAAAGCTAAGTTTTTAAAGCAGTAA